A stretch of Perognathus longimembris pacificus isolate PPM17 chromosome 1, ASM2315922v1, whole genome shotgun sequence DNA encodes these proteins:
- the Rcc1l gene encoding LOW QUALITY PROTEIN: RCC1-like G exchanging factor-like protein (The sequence of the model RefSeq protein was modified relative to this genomic sequence to represent the inferred CDS: deleted 1 base in 1 codon): MALAAGARLARPGLVRPGLARGHWTPAGRSRSRRQAAEAEADAPVLQYVGERAARADRVFVWGFSFSGALGVPTFVVPGSRPAPRGAPRPRRRIQPVPYRLELEPQISSAACGYGFTLLASKTKDITKVWGMGLNKDSQLGFHRSRRDQSRGYDYVLEPSPVPLPLDRPQDTRVLQVACGRAHALVLTDQEGVFSMGNNAYGQCGRQVVEKEVYSESHRMHRMQEFDGQVVQVACGQDHSLFLTDKGEVYACGWGADGQTGLGHYNTTSAPCRLGGDLAGVKVVQVATYGDCCLAVSADGGVFGWGNSEYLQLASVTESTQVNVPRSLPFSRVGRVKQAACGGTCCAVLNEEGQVFVWGYGILGKGPGLVESALPEMIPPSLFGSTDFAPDVQVTRLRCGLSQFAAITDRGELFVWGKNVRGCLGIGRLDDQYFPWRVTLPGQPVDVACGVDHMVTLAKSFI; encoded by the exons ATGGCGTTGGCGGCGGGGGCTCGGCTGGCGCGGCCGGGGCTGGTGCGGCCCGGGCTGGCGCGCGGGCACTGGACACCCGCCGGGCGGTCGCGGAGCcggcgccaggcggcggaggcCGAGGCAGACGCGCCCGTGCTCCAGTACGTGGGCGAGCGCGCGGCCCGCGCCGACCGCGTCTTCGTGTGGGGCTTCAGTTTCTCGGGGGCGCTGGGCGTCCCCACCTTCGTGGTGCCGGGCTCCAGGCCCGCGCCGCGCGGAGCCCCCCGGCCACGCCGCAGGATACAGCCGGTGCCCTACCGTCTGGAGCTGGAGCCACAG ATCTCCTCAGCTGCCTGCGGCTATGGGTTCACACTGCTGGCCTCCAAGACCAAGGACATCACCAAGGTCTGGGGCATGGGCCTCAACAAGGATTCCCAGCTGGGCTTCCACAGGAGCCGGAGAGACCAAA GCCGTGGCTATGACTATGTCCTGGAGCCATCGCCAGTGCCGCTGCCCCTGGACAGACCGCAGGACACACGGGTGCTGCAAGTGGCCTGCGGCCGGGCCCATGCCCTAGTGCTCACGGACCAGGAGGGCG TCTTCAGCATGGGCAACAACGCATACGGGCAGTGCGGACGCCAGGTGGTGGAGAAAGAGGTGTACAG TGAGAGTCACCGGATGCACCGGATGCAGGAGTTTGACGGACAGGTGGTCCAG GTTGCCTGCGGTCAGGACCACAGTCTCTTCCTTACGGACAAAGGCGAGGTCTACGCCTGCGGATGGGGTGCCGATGGGCAGACAG gcctgggccactACAACACCaccagcgccccctgcaggcttGGCGGGGACCTTGCGGGCGTGAAGGTTGTCCAGGTGGCCACCTATGGCGATTGCTGCTTGGCTGTATCGGCGGATGGAGGTGTCTTCGGATGGGGCAACTCCGAATATCTGCAGCTGGCCTCTGTCACGGAATCCACCCAG GTCAATGTC CCCCGGAGCCTGCCCTTCTCACGGGTGGGCCGGGTGAAGCAGGCGGCCTGCGGGGGTACCTGCTGTGCTGTGCTCAATG AGGAAGGGCAGGTCTTCGTCTGGGGCTACGGCATTCTTGGGAAGGGGCCGGGGCTGGTGGAGTCGGCACTGCCCGAGATGATCCCCCCCTCGCTCTTCGGCTCCACGGACTTCGCCCCGGACGTGCAGGTGACACGACTCCGGTGCGGGCTCAGCCAGTTCGCTGCCATCACAG ACCGAGGCGAGCTGTTCGTGTGGGGTAAGAACGTGCGTGGCTGCCTGGGCATCGGCCGCCTGGATGACCAGTACTTCCCGTGGCGG GTGACGCTGCCTGGCCAGCCTGTGGACGTGGCCTGCGGGGTGGACCACATGGTGACACTGGCCAAGTCTTTCATCTGA